In Candidatus Margulisiibacteriota bacterium, the genomic stretch AAACGATAATTATTGTTTCTGATCAAAATTATTAAAAGGGGCTGACATTGTCAGCCCCTTTTCTATTCTGTTATTAATAGTGCCGAAAACTCTATATATGTATCTAGAATTTTACTGTTAGCATAGTTTTCAAGTAATTTATTTTTATCAGTATTTCGTGCCATGATAAATAGTGGTTTGTTCACATTAATTAAGTTATTTACTTCTTCAAGGTTATTTGGAGTGTAAATTTTTTGATTTAAATAATAAATAAGATATGGGGTGTAATGACCATAAACTCCTACCGTATAGTCACTAATTCCTTGATTCTTTATTGTTTCAACAAAGTGCTTACTGTCCTTGTAGTTATCAAGTTGTGGGAAAAAAAAGAACACCAGAAATAGACAAAAAATAATTGTCCCTGTGGTAATAACTAGCATTGCTTTGGAAACCTTTTCTTTGATTAAGAAGTAAGAAAATATTGCAACTACAAGAGCGGGAATAAAGAAAAACGTTATAAATAACGGCATTTCTTTGGTGTAAGGTAGTGGTAATTTGTATTGTAAACTGAAGATGAAAAGTGAAATAAAAAATAGCAAGGTTAAGATAGTTGAAAAAATTATAGTTTTTTTGTTTTTTAAACTTTCTAGTTGGTCAGCAATCAATATCGACATAAAGGGAAACATCCCAAAGATGTAGCTTGGCAGCTTTGTGCCTGCAAAGCTAAAGAAAATAAAAGTAAAAATTATAAATATCCAGCTAAATAATTTTATGTCTTTAATTTTAGTTGTTTCATTTTTAATAAAGGTATCTTTAATAATAACTGGGAGATAGAAAATCCAGGGAATAAAAGTAAGGAGCATAGGGAAATAATACCACCAAGGACCTGCTTGGTTTTCCACAACTCCAAAGAATCTGTACCAAGTGTAATCACGAAGGGCTTTATCGAAGAAGGGAGCTCCGTTTGTGATTAATTGGTGAATATACCAAGGTGAGGTTATCAGTAGAAACAAAAGGAAATTTAAGATTACTTTTCTATCCAATAGAAACTTTATATCTCTTTTGAGTAAAAGGAAAACAACTATGACTGCACAAGGATGCACCAAGCCAATAGGTCCTTTGGTCATTACTCCCAGAAAACAGCTGATGGCAAAAAAGAAGAAGTATTTACCTTTTTTTGTTGGTTCTAGATATGATTTTAAGAAAAAATAAACTGCTAAAAGTATAAAGGTGTTCAGTAAAGTATCAAAGACAGCTAAGCGACTTATGACAAAGTAGATTAAAGATGTCCCCAGAATTATTGCACTATAGAAAGAGGTTTTTTTAGAGTAATAAAGCTTTGCTATCAGATAAACCATGATTAGTCCGAGTATCCCGAAGATTGCTTCAGGTAAGCGAAGATTGAATTCATTCCAGCCAAAAGTTTGACAGAGGGTGCTGGATATCCAGAAGTATAAGGGGGGATGAATATACCAATTTTCATTATTAAAGTGCATAGTTAAATAGTCACCAGTCTGAATGATTTCTTGAGCTACTGCAGAGTAATTAGTTTCGGAATTGTCAAATAAAGTAAAGTTATTGTTGCCTATAATAAATAAAAAAATGCCGATTACTATCAGCAAAAAGATATGATTCGTGAATAATTTTTGTAGTGCTTTCATCTTTGTCTCCTATCATTAAAGTAATATGATATAATTATATGCTAAAAAAAAACAAGGGAGAAGCAATGTTTAAGAAAGTATTAGTTGCAAATAGAGGAGAGATAGCGGTTAGAGTTATTCGGGCATGTAGAGAATTAGGAGTTAAAACGGTTGCAGTTTATTCTGAAGCAGATAAAACTTCGCTTCACGTTAAACTCGCTGACGAGGCTTTTTGTATAGGTCCAGCATCATCAGCGTTAAGTTATTTGAATATTCCAGCGATTATAAGTGTTGCAGAAGTAACAGGTGCAGAAGCGATTCACCCTGGATATGGATTTTTAGCTGAAAACGCAGTTTTTGCAGAAGTATGCCAAGCTAATAAAATTAAATTTATTGGTCCATCAGTAGAAAATATTTCCATGATGGGTGATAAGGCTGTCGCAAAAGAAACAATGAAAAAGGCTGGTGTGCCAGTAGTCCCTGGTTCTGATGGTATTGTCGCTGACGCAGATGAAGGCGCCAAAGTAGCAAAGAAAATTGGTTTTCCAGTAATGATTAAAGCAGTGGCCGGTGGTGGCGGTAAAGGTATGAGAGTATCTAAAACAGCACAAGACTTTAAAAAGTTTTTCAACATGGCTTCTAATGAAGCAAAAGCAGCTTTTGGGAATGGAGATATTTATATTGAGAAATTTATCGAAAAACCTAGGCATATAGAAGTTCAAATCATGGCAGATGATTTCGGTAATGTGATCCATCTTGGGGAGAGAGATTGTTCTATCCAGCGAAGACATCAGAAATTGTTGGAAGAATCTCCTTCACCGGTAATTACAAAGGAAATTAGGACAAAGATTGGTGCTGCAGCAGTCAAAGCTGCCAAAGCCATTCGTTATAGAGGTGCTGGGACTATTGAGTTTTTGCTTGATAAGTCTAAGAAGTTTTATTTTATGGAAATGAATACTAGAATCCAAGTTGAACATTGTGTTACTGAGCAAGTCACGGGTGTTGATTTGGTAAAAGAGCAAATTAGAGTCGCTGCTCATCAAAAGCTTTCGTATACTCAAAAGGATATTAAAGTAACAGGACATGCCATAGAGTTTAGAATAAATGCAGAAGATCCTTTTATGAATTTTATGCCTTGTCCAGGGGAAATTAAACATTATTTGCCATCAGGCGGGCCAGGCGTGAGAGTGGATAGCCATGTGTATGAAGGTTATAAAGTTCCTCCAAATTACGATTCTTTGCTAGCAAAACTAATAGTTACCGGTAGAGATAGAGCTGAAGCAATAGCTAGAGCCAGAAGAGCTTTACATGAATTTGTTATTGATGGAGTTAAGACTGTAATTCCTTTTGATCTGAAGATTTTGGATGAAAAAGATTTTATAAAAGGTGAGATATATACTGATTATATAGAGACGCACATTAAGTATTTATTAGAATAAGTATATTTAAAAAGGAAGATTGAGTTAATGGGTAAGAGAAAAACGTCCAGAAAATTGGCGATGCAAGCTTTGTATCAATACGAAATTCAGAAAGACAACGCTGATTTTATTTTGGAGTATACTCTTCAGAAAGATTCCTATATTGATGACACCAAAGAGTTTGCTTCTGAGATTTTTTATGGAGTAATCAAAAACAAGGAATTTATAGATAATTGGATAATTGAGTATGCTATTGATTGGAAGTTTGAGAGAATTTCCTTAATAGATAAAGCTATTTTAAGAATAGCTATTTGGGAACTCTTATTTACAGAGTGTGAAGTAAAAATTATCATTTCTGAAGCTATTGATTTGATTAAAAAATATAGTATGAAAGAAGCAATTAAGTTTGTGAACGGTATTTTGGGAAGAATTGTTGAAAGAAGACAAGAGCTTTCTGGAAAGGCAAACTAAGTAATGTTCACTGGAATTGTTCAGAAAAAAGGTATTGTAAAAGTTATAACAAAGTCCGAAGGATATTCCTCCTTACAAGTTTCAGTAGAAAGTGATTTTTTGAAGCTAGTAGTTGTTGGTGACAGCGTTGCAGTTAATGGAGTATGTTTAACTGTTAATAAAAATGGTGGCTCTTTTTTTCAAGCAGATGTTATGAACGAAACGCTGATTAAGTCGAATATGTCTAAACTTAAAGTTGGCGAGAAAGTTAATCTAGAAAAAGCTGCAAGAATGGATTCTTTTTTGGGAGGACATATTGTTCAAGGACATGTGGATGGCATGGCAACTTTAAATGACATCAAAGCCTTAACTAACCAATGGATAATATCTTTCAGTGTAGGAGAGGCTATTTTAAAAGAGTTATTTTCTAAAGCTTCAATTGCTCTAAACGGCATTAGTTTAACTGTTCTGGACGTTACAAGGGATAGTTTCTCGGTTTCTATTATTCCTTCTACTTATCAGAAAACGAATTTTTCTTTGTTGCAAAAAGGTGATTTTGTGAATATTGAGACAGATATTCTAGGCAAGTATGTTGTTAATTATTTAGAGAATAGAAATAAAAGTGGTTCTCTAACGAAAGGATTTTTAAGTGAACATGGATTTTAAATTTAATACAATTGAAGAAGCAATTGCGGATATTAAAAAAGGTAAAATGATAGTTGTTGTTGATGATGAAGATAGAGAGAATGAAGGCGATTTGGTTTGTGCTGCTGAATTTGCAACACCAGCAAATATAAATTTTATGATAACACATGGGCGAGGATTGGTTTGCGTTCCAATGTTGTCTGATTTGGCTAACAAACTAAAAATAACCCCAATGGTAGATAAAAACCAAGACCCCAAAGGAACTGCTTTTACTGTTTCTGTTGATGCGACTCAGAAGTATGGCGTTTCAACAGGAATTTCAGCGTTTGATAGAGCAAAAACAATAGAGGTCATGCTTGACGAGAAATCAACAGCAGAAGACTTGAGCCGACCAGGACATATTTTCCCTTTAGTTGCTAAAGAGGGTGGAGTTCTACAACGAGCAGGTCATACAGAAGCTAGCATTGATATTGCAAGACTGGCTGGGTTGAAACCAATGGGAGTTATTTGTGAAATAATTAATGAAGATGGGCAGATGTCTAGGTTGCCAGAGCTGCAGCTATTTGTTAAAAAACATAAACTCAAATTGATTTCAATAGCTGATTTAATTAAGTATTTGATAAAAGAAAGTTCATTTATTGAGCAAACAGAAGCGGTCAACATGCCAACTATGTTTGGTGATTTTAGGATTGTTGGTTTTGAAAACAAAAATACTGGAGAACATCATTTGGCTATTATCAAAGGTGATAGAGGTGATGGCGAGAATGTTTTGGTTAGAGTCCATTCTGAATGTTTCACTGGCGATGTCTTAGGTTCATTACGTTGCGATTGTCGTAGCCAACTGCACGAGGCATTAGAATTAATCGAAAAAGAAGGCAGGGGCGTTGTTATTTATCTTAGACAAGAAGGCAGAGGCATTGGCTTGATTAATAAGCTTAAGGCTTATCAGTTGCAGGATCAGGGAAGAGATACTATTCAAGCAAATGAGGATCTTGGTTTTGATGCTGATTTAAGAGATTATGGAGTTGGTGCGCAGATACTTCATTCATTAGGTATAAAATCTATTAGATTGTTAACAAATAATCCTAGAAAAATAGTTGGACTTGAGGGTTATGGGATAAAAATTACCGAGAGAGTGTCCTTGCAAATTGCTTCAAATCCTCATAATGAAAAATATTTGAACACAAAAAGGTGCAGAATGGGGCATCTTTTAAGCTAATTTTGATAAAAAACTAAAGATAAGAATGTTTAAGGTTTTCATTTAGAGGAAATCTCTTTATAATAAGCTTACATTTAAAGGAGAGGTGGAACATGATATACGAAGGCGTCATTAATGGAAAAGGTAAAAAGATTGCCATAGTATGGAGTAGATTCAATGAATTTATTGGCTCCAAACTACTTGATGGTGCGAAAGATGCTTTAATAAGACACGAAGTTAAAGAGTCTGACATTGATGTATATAAAGTCCCTGGTGCTTTTGAGATTCCTTATATTTTAAAGCAGATTATTAATAAAAAATATGATGCGATTATTTGTATTGGTGTGGTTATTAGAGGAGCAACTCCTCATTTTGAATTTGTTGCTTCTGAGGTTTCAAAAGGTGTAGCAAGTGTTTCTTTACAGTCAGATGCTCCAGTGATTTTTGGGGTTTTGACTACAGATACAATTGAGCAAGCAGTTGAAAGAGCAGGAACTAAGTCTGGGAATAAAGGTTATCAAGTAGCGATGGACGCTCTAGAGATGGCAAACCTCAAGGCAAATATCTAAAGGAGAAACATATGACATTAACGGGCGTAAGATTAGAAAATGTATATAAAAATTTTGGTAAAGTAGAAGTAGTAGTAGATGTTAGTATGGAGATTAAGCCTGGCGAGTTTATGGTTTTAGTCGGTCCTTCAGGTTGTGGTAAGACCACTACCTTAAGAATGATCGCTGGATTAGAAGAAGTAACCTCAGGTAAAATTTATATAGACAATAATGATGTTACTTTTATTCCTCCAAAGGATAGAGATATCGCCATGGTATTTCAGAATTACGCACTATATCCACATATGACTGTAAGAGAGAATTTGGGATTTGCTTTAAAAATGAGAAAGAATCCTAAGAATATTATTGATGAAAGAGTAGCTGAAGCAGCCGAAATTCTTGGACTTAAGAAATTACTAGATAGAAAACCAAAAGAACTTTCTGGTGGACAGAGACAAAGAGTTGCGCTGGGTAGAGCAATAGTTAGACAACCAAAAGTATTTTTGATGGATGAGCCTTTATCTAACCTTGATGCAAAATTAAGGGTTCAGATGCGGGGTGTGCTGAAGAAATTACATGAAAGATTAAAAACAACTATTGTTTATGTTACTCATGATCAAGTTGAAGCTATGACTCTAGGTTCCAGAATTTGTATTATGAATGATGGAGTTATTCAACAGCTTGAAGAGCCGATGAAAGTTTATAGTCACCCTTCTAATATTTATGTAGCAGGATTTATTGGTTCTCCATCTATGAATTTCTTTGATGGTGTAGTGAAGAAAAAAGGTGCTGATTATACCTTCCTAGCTAACGGATTTGAATTACAGTTACCTAAAACGCTTGAGAAACTCTTAAAGGGCGTTGTGGGTATTGATGTGGTGCTAGGCGTTAGGCCTGAAGATATCGTTGATTATGAAAAAGCAGTTAGAAAAAATTACGCTAAAGAAAAAGTTTATGGGAACATTGAATTTGCCGAACTTCTTGGAGCTCAGACATTTGTGCACGTAAAGATTGGCGACAAAATGGTTATGTGTGAGGTAGACCCTTCTTTTGTTGTTGCTTTGGGTGCAGAGATAGAACTTGGCTTTAATCTAAAGAATATGTATTTGTTTGATAAAGCTACAAATAAAGCAATTATTTAAGAGATTTTATTTTTTCTATAAGTAACTGAGCGGCTTTTTGTTCAGCAATTTTTTTAGTTTTATCTGTACTAATAGTTGAGTAGATTTCTTTTTTTATCGTGATGGAAACTTTTACAGTGAAGGTTTTTTTGTGGTCAGGTCCTTCTTCTTTTATTATTTCATAAATAGGTGTTCCAGAAATTAATGATTGAGTTATTTCTTGAAGCTTTGTTTTATTATCAGTTAGTTCATTGATGAGTGCCTGGTTGAGTAAAGCATCCTTAAATAACATTAAAATGAATTCCTTGGCTTTTTCTATCCCTTTGTCGAGGTATATTGCTCCAGTTAGTGATTCAAGTAAATCAGCAAGCAAAGAGTCTTCTTGATGTATTTTGTTAACTCGTTCGTTTTCTCCACAGATTAAAAGTTTTTCTAGACCGATTGTTTTAGATATCTTGGCAAGGAGCCTGTCTTGAATAAACATTGCCCTTTGTTGTGCAAGTAATCCTTCAGATGATTCAGGGTAGAGTTGGAGTAATTCATCGGTAAGTATTAGTTTCATCACAACATCGCCAAGAAACTCCAGTCTTTCGTAGTTTTTACCAGGCTTATTGTTAGCTGATTTGTGGGTTAGTGCTGTTTTGTAGATTTCAATATTTTCTGGGTAAATATTAAAACTTCCCAGAAAATTATTGATATTTTCTTGAATGATTTTAGTCATAAGTTAGGCAAACTTAATGCCAGCATTTTTCATGCGTTGTAGTGCTTCCTTTAATCTTTCTACGGAGGCAGTTAATGCTATGCGAAAGTATCCTTCTCCTTCAGATCCATAGCCATTTCCAGGCACAACAACTATTCCACATTCATCAAGCATTTTTGCTACGAAATCATTGGAATTAGTGGAAGGAGGTACTGGAATCCATAAATAGAAAGTTGCTTTGATTGGTTTTATTTTCCAGCCTAGTTCATTAAGACCGTTGGTAATAACATCTCTTCTAGCTTTATAAAGCGCGTTGGTTTCTTCTATTTCGGGTACTGGTTTTGTTAATGCTTCAATCCCAGCGAGTTGAATGGCTTTAAAAATGCCAGAGTCTACATTAGTTTTAATTGTGCTTAAGTTTTCTATTGCCTCAGCGTTGCCAACTGCCATCCCAATTCTCCACCCAGTCATATTGAATGATTTAGAAAGTGAGTGAAACTCTATTGCTACGTCTTTAGCGCCTTCAACTTCTAGGATGCTTGGAGCCTTGTATCCATCGTAAGTCATTTCACTATAAGCTAAGTCTGATGCTACTAAAATGTCATATTTTTTAGCAAAAGCTATGACTTTTTTGTAAAAAGCTAAGTCAGCGATAGCTGCTGTTGGATTATTTGGATAGTTTACAAACAATATTTTTGCTTTAGTAGCTACATCAGCTGGAATAGCCTCTAAATCAGGTAGAAAACCATTTTTTTCTAATAGCGGAACATAGTAGGGAATTCCTCCTGCAAGAATAGTTCCCATTTTATAAACTGGGTATCCAGGGCTTGGAACTAGGACAATGTCTCCTGGGTTGAGGTAAGCAAATAGTAAATGGGCAATACCTTCTTTGGAGCCAATCAGAGACACAACTTCTTTATTTGCATCAAGCTCAACATTGAATCTATTTTTATACCAATAAGCTACAGCTTCTCGATAAGCTTTTGTCCCTTCATAAGGAGGATAATCATGATTTTTGGGGTCATCGATTGCTGTATGCATAACATCAATAATTCTTTTGTAAGTTGGGGAATCAGGGTCTCCTACGCCTAAGTTAATAATGTCTACTCCCTTGGCAATAGCAGCCGCTTTCTTTTTATCTATCCCAGCGAATAAATAAGGTGGTACTTTTTTGAATGTTTCTGAAGGTTTAACCATAAATTTTTAACTCCTTTAATAAAATATTGCAACTTTTCAGCTTTTTTACCGATAACTTAATATACAACGGACAATTAAACTTGTCAGTTCAAATTAAGAGTATAATATTAATATATAAGTGATGATTTTAAAAGGGGAGGAACTAGATGGTAAATTTTTTTAAAAAAGAACAGAAAATTATAGCAAATCCAGATGAAGTGATTATTAGTTGTATTAATGGTGACGTAAGTTTAATTAGTAGAATAGTCGAAACAGATGCCTTCCTTATAGTGAAAATACTAGATCAGTTTGATATTAACAGTGTTAGTCGAATATTGGCCCAGTTACCAGATAAAAAGGTTAAGGAAGTTTATTTTCTTTTTAATAGTAAAAAACAAGAACAAATTCTTAAAAGGCTACCATCCATAAAGGCAGCTTCCTTGGTTCGAGAAACAATTAAAGCTTAATTTAATAAATTCCTTTAAAAACTACTTCAGCGGGTCCTGTCATTAGTACAGACTTGCCTTGCTCCCAATTTATAATAAGTTCTCCGCCTAATAATTGTACTGTAACTGTATTATTTAAATAACCATTCAGAATTCCAGCTACTACAGAAGCGCATGTTCCAGTGCCACAAGCCAGTGTTTCCCCTGATCCTCT encodes the following:
- a CDS encoding glycosyltransferase family 39 protein gives rise to the protein MKALQKLFTNHIFLLIVIGIFLFIIGNNNFTLFDNSETNYSAVAQEIIQTGDYLTMHFNNENWYIHPPLYFWISSTLCQTFGWNEFNLRLPEAIFGILGLIMVYLIAKLYYSKKTSFYSAIILGTSLIYFVISRLAVFDTLLNTFILLAVYFFLKSYLEPTKKGKYFFFFAISCFLGVMTKGPIGLVHPCAVIVVFLLLKRDIKFLLDRKVILNFLLFLLITSPWYIHQLITNGAPFFDKALRDYTWYRFFGVVENQAGPWWYYFPMLLTFIPWIFYLPVIIKDTFIKNETTKIKDIKLFSWIFIIFTFIFFSFAGTKLPSYIFGMFPFMSILIADQLESLKNKKTIIFSTILTLLFFISLFIFSLQYKLPLPYTKEMPLFITFFFIPALVVAIFSYFLIKEKVSKAMLVITTGTIIFCLFLVFFFFPQLDNYKDSKHFVETIKNQGISDYTVGVYGHYTPYLIYYLNQKIYTPNNLEEVNNLINVNKPLFIMARNTDKNKLLENYANSKILDTYIEFSALLITE
- the accC gene encoding acetyl-CoA carboxylase biotin carboxylase subunit, which encodes MFKKVLVANRGEIAVRVIRACRELGVKTVAVYSEADKTSLHVKLADEAFCIGPASSALSYLNIPAIISVAEVTGAEAIHPGYGFLAENAVFAEVCQANKIKFIGPSVENISMMGDKAVAKETMKKAGVPVVPGSDGIVADADEGAKVAKKIGFPVMIKAVAGGGGKGMRVSKTAQDFKKFFNMASNEAKAAFGNGDIYIEKFIEKPRHIEVQIMADDFGNVIHLGERDCSIQRRHQKLLEESPSPVITKEIRTKIGAAAVKAAKAIRYRGAGTIEFLLDKSKKFYFMEMNTRIQVEHCVTEQVTGVDLVKEQIRVAAHQKLSYTQKDIKVTGHAIEFRINAEDPFMNFMPCPGEIKHYLPSGGPGVRVDSHVYEGYKVPPNYDSLLAKLIVTGRDRAEAIARARRALHEFVIDGVKTVIPFDLKILDEKDFIKGEIYTDYIETHIKYLLE
- the nusB gene encoding transcription antitermination factor NusB, with product MGKRKTSRKLAMQALYQYEIQKDNADFILEYTLQKDSYIDDTKEFASEIFYGVIKNKEFIDNWIIEYAIDWKFERISLIDKAILRIAIWELLFTECEVKIIISEAIDLIKKYSMKEAIKFVNGILGRIVERRQELSGKAN
- a CDS encoding riboflavin synthase; protein product: MFTGIVQKKGIVKVITKSEGYSSLQVSVESDFLKLVVVGDSVAVNGVCLTVNKNGGSFFQADVMNETLIKSNMSKLKVGEKVNLEKAARMDSFLGGHIVQGHVDGMATLNDIKALTNQWIISFSVGEAILKELFSKASIALNGISLTVLDVTRDSFSVSIIPSTYQKTNFSLLQKGDFVNIETDILGKYVVNYLENRNKSGSLTKGFLSEHGF
- a CDS encoding bifunctional 3,4-dihydroxy-2-butanone-4-phosphate synthase/GTP cyclohydrolase II translates to MDFKFNTIEEAIADIKKGKMIVVVDDEDRENEGDLVCAAEFATPANINFMITHGRGLVCVPMLSDLANKLKITPMVDKNQDPKGTAFTVSVDATQKYGVSTGISAFDRAKTIEVMLDEKSTAEDLSRPGHIFPLVAKEGGVLQRAGHTEASIDIARLAGLKPMGVICEIINEDGQMSRLPELQLFVKKHKLKLISIADLIKYLIKESSFIEQTEAVNMPTMFGDFRIVGFENKNTGEHHLAIIKGDRGDGENVLVRVHSECFTGDVLGSLRCDCRSQLHEALELIEKEGRGVVIYLRQEGRGIGLINKLKAYQLQDQGRDTIQANEDLGFDADLRDYGVGAQILHSLGIKSIRLLTNNPRKIVGLEGYGIKITERVSLQIASNPHNEKYLNTKRCRMGHLLS
- the ribH gene encoding 6,7-dimethyl-8-ribityllumazine synthase translates to MIYEGVINGKGKKIAIVWSRFNEFIGSKLLDGAKDALIRHEVKESDIDVYKVPGAFEIPYILKQIINKKYDAIICIGVVIRGATPHFEFVASEVSKGVASVSLQSDAPVIFGVLTTDTIEQAVERAGTKSGNKGYQVAMDALEMANLKANI
- a CDS encoding ABC transporter ATP-binding protein, with product MTLTGVRLENVYKNFGKVEVVVDVSMEIKPGEFMVLVGPSGCGKTTTLRMIAGLEEVTSGKIYIDNNDVTFIPPKDRDIAMVFQNYALYPHMTVRENLGFALKMRKNPKNIIDERVAEAAEILGLKKLLDRKPKELSGGQRQRVALGRAIVRQPKVFLMDEPLSNLDAKLRVQMRGVLKKLHERLKTTIVYVTHDQVEAMTLGSRICIMNDGVIQQLEEPMKVYSHPSNIYVAGFIGSPSMNFFDGVVKKKGADYTFLANGFELQLPKTLEKLLKGVVGIDVVLGVRPEDIVDYEKAVRKNYAKEKVYGNIEFAELLGAQTFVHVKIGDKMVMCEVDPSFVVALGAEIELGFNLKNMYLFDKATNKAII
- the rnc gene encoding ribonuclease III, encoding MTKIIQENINNFLGSFNIYPENIEIYKTALTHKSANNKPGKNYERLEFLGDVVMKLILTDELLQLYPESSEGLLAQQRAMFIQDRLLAKISKTIGLEKLLICGENERVNKIHQEDSLLADLLESLTGAIYLDKGIEKAKEFILMLFKDALLNQALINELTDNKTKLQEITQSLISGTPIYEIIKEEGPDHKKTFTVKVSITIKKEIYSTISTDKTKKIAEQKAAQLLIEKIKSLK
- a CDS encoding LL-diaminopimelate aminotransferase; this translates as MVKPSETFKKVPPYLFAGIDKKKAAAIAKGVDIINLGVGDPDSPTYKRIIDVMHTAIDDPKNHDYPPYEGTKAYREAVAYWYKNRFNVELDANKEVVSLIGSKEGIAHLLFAYLNPGDIVLVPSPGYPVYKMGTILAGGIPYYVPLLEKNGFLPDLEAIPADVATKAKILFVNYPNNPTAAIADLAFYKKVIAFAKKYDILVASDLAYSEMTYDGYKAPSILEVEGAKDVAIEFHSLSKSFNMTGWRIGMAVGNAEAIENLSTIKTNVDSGIFKAIQLAGIEALTKPVPEIEETNALYKARRDVITNGLNELGWKIKPIKATFYLWIPVPPSTNSNDFVAKMLDECGIVVVPGNGYGSEGEGYFRIALTASVERLKEALQRMKNAGIKFA